The genome window GATCGAACCCGAGCAGCGCCAGGATGGTCGCGTGGAGATCGTGGACGTGGACCGGTTTCTCGGCCGCCTGAAAGCCGAACTCATCGGTCGCGCCATGGACGTAACCACCGCGCACACCGCCGCCCGCCATCCACATGGTAAAACCGTAGTGGTTATGGTCGCGGCCGTTGATCTTGCCCGCATTGGAGCCGGGCGTGGGCAGTTCAACGGTCGGGGTGCGGCCAAATTCACCACCCCAGACGACCAGCGTTTCCTCCAGCAGCCCGCGTTGTTTCAAATCGGTCAAGAGCGCGGCGATGGCCTGGTCTGATTCTTTCGCCAGCCGGCGGTGGTTGACCTCGATGTCGTCGTGGTTGTCCCAGGGCTGGCCGGCGCCATGCCACACCTGAACGAAGCGCACGCCTTTTTCGATCAGGCGCCTCGCGATGAGCAACTGGCGGGCCTGCGTGCCTTCCCCGTACATTTTGCGGATGGGTTCGGGCTCGCGATTGATGTCGAAGGCGTCGGTGGCGTCAATTTGCATCCGGTAAGCCAGCTCGAACGACTGGATGCGCGCCTCGAGTTGCGCGTCCTGCTGGCGCCTCTTGAGGTGGCGCTCGTTGAGTTCCTGCAGCAATTCCAGTTGCTCCTTTTGTTCGCGCAGCGAGGTAAAGTTGTTTTTGATGTGCTCGATGAGCTTCTCGATGCGCGTGTGCTGCGTGTCGATGTATGTGCCCTGATAAATGCCGGGCAGGAAGCCGGCCTGCCAGTTCTGCGATTCCTGGATGGGATAGCCGCCGGGGCACATTACGATGAAGCCCGGCAGGTTCTGGTTCTCTGTCCCCAGGCCATAGGTGATCCAGGAACCCATGCTGGGCCGGATGAGCCGGGCCTCGCCGCAGTTCATCAGCAGCAACGACGGCTCGTGGTTCGGCACGTCCGCGTGCATTGAGCGAATGACCGCGATGTCGTCAATGCACCCGCCGACACGGGGAAAGATTTCGCTGACCTCGATCCCGCTCTGGCCGCATTTCTGGAACTTGTACGGGGAGGGAAAGGCCGCGCCGGTCTTGCGTTCGGTCTTGAGGTTCTCCGTCGGCAGCAGTTTGCCGGCGTATTTTTCCAGGGCGGGTTTGGGATCAAACGTGTCAACATGCGACGGTCCGCCGTTGGCGAAAATATGGATGACGTGTTTGGCCCTGGCGGCAAACTGGGGCTCCTTTGGCATCAGCGGCGAAGCATAGCCCTCCGCGCGCGCAGTCGTCGTAAACGGCTCGACGCCTCCGAAGAATGCGGCCAGATTCAACGCGCCCATGCCCATGCCGCAGCGGCAAAGAAAATCGCGGCGGGTCA of Candidatus Angelobacter sp. contains these proteins:
- a CDS encoding DUF1501 domain-containing protein — protein: MQHHKTRLNDAFLTRRDFLCRCGMGMGALNLAAFFGGVEPFTTTARAEGYASPLMPKEPQFAARAKHVIHIFANGGPSHVDTFDPKPALEKYAGKLLPTENLKTERKTGAAFPSPYKFQKCGQSGIEVSEIFPRVGGCIDDIAVIRSMHADVPNHEPSLLLMNCGEARLIRPSMGSWITYGLGTENQNLPGFIVMCPGGYPIQESQNWQAGFLPGIYQGTYIDTQHTRIEKLIEHIKNNFTSLREQKEQLELLQELNERHLKRRQQDAQLEARIQSFELAYRMQIDATDAFDINREPEPIRKMYGEGTQARQLLIARRLIEKGVRFVQVWHGAGQPWDNHDDIEVNHRRLAKESDQAIAALLTDLKQRGLLEETLVVWGGEFGRTPTVELPTPGSNAGKINGRDHNHYGFTMWMAGGGVRGGYVHGATDEFGFQAAEKPVHVHDLHATILALLGFD